The following proteins come from a genomic window of Sesamum indicum cultivar Zhongzhi No. 13 linkage group LG10, S_indicum_v1.0, whole genome shotgun sequence:
- the LOC105172174 gene encoding phosphatidylinositol 4-phosphate 5-kinase 6 isoform X1 codes for MSKDLSGTAKVVETKVRKSPATARRRSNSIFATMSVAHVDDDEVHNPDEVYHVEKVFPNGDMYMGQWADNCPHGHGKYLWADGCMYVGDWCRGKTMGKGKFSWPCGATYEGQFKNGYMDGEGTYTGSLNDTYRGTWVFNMRHGNGVRSYENGDYYEGQWRRGQPDGKGRYQWSNGNHYIGHWKNGKMSGMGTMIWANGNQYDGCWQEGLPRGNGTFRWTDGSFYVGVWSEDPREQSGTYYPSSSQIGSLDWDPQEVYLVNLSDCGICPGEKIPVFPSQKTVNWPCVVKSLQKNSGFKNYKVNEGRPRRASVDGRLSNGDSSLGSESDLSSEGSNECLRSEREVDGGVAAEELDTLRGYRRHHIVLKPAKRQGHTISKGHKNYELMLNLQLGIRHSVGRPAPATSLDLKATAFDPRDKIWTKFPPEGSKHTPPHQSCEFKWKDYCPLVFRTLRKLFNVDPADYMMSICGNDALRELSSPGKSGSFFYLTNDDKYMIKTMKKSEVKVLKRMLPAYYNHVRAFENTLLTRFFGLHCVKMTGPSQKKVRFVIMGNLFCTDYAIHRRFDLKGSSHGRSTTKPESEVDSSTTLKDLDLNFIFRLQKSWFQEFCRQVDRDIDFLEQERIMDYSLLVGVHFREISHSGKPLNTYTNASKDPTHIGNGISEGSAPRLSRADFNLLFDTNRWASIRLGSNMPARAELTVRRNSCELQLVGEPTGEFYDVILVFGIIDILQDYDISKKLEHAYKSFQYDPASISAVDPRQYSKRFRDFIFRIFIEDS; via the exons ATGAGCAAAGATTTGAGTGGCACTGCCAAGGTTGTGGAAACGAAGGTGAGGAAGTCACCAGCAACTGCAAGGAGAAGATCAAACAGCATATTTGCAACAATGTCAGTGGCCCATGTGGATGATGATGAAGTTCACAATCCTGATGAGGTTTATCATGTTGAGAAGGTTTTCCCCAACGGGGACATGTATATGGGCCAGTGGGCAGACAACTGCCCCCATGGCCACGGCAAGTACTTGTGGGCAGATGGTTGTATGTATGTGGGTGATTGGTGTAGAGGCAAGACCATGGGGAAAGGGAAGTTTAGTTGGCCTTGTGGTGCTACTTATGAGGGCCAATTCAAGAATGGTTATATGGATGGTGAGGGTACCTATACAGGGTCCTTAAATGACACCTATAGAGGCACTTGGGTGTTCAATATGAGGCACGGAAATGGGGTTCGGAGTTATGAAAATGGCGATTATTATGAAGGGCAATGGCGGCGTGGGCAGCCCGATGGTAAGGGAAGGTATCAATGGAGTAATGGGAATCATTACATTGGCCATTGGAAGAATGGGAAGATGAGTGGCATGGGTACGATGATTTGGGCTAATGGGAATCAATATGACGGTTGTTGGCAGGAGGGATTGCCTAGAGGAAATGGGACGTTCCGGTGGACGGATGGGAGCTTTTATGTAGGGGTTTGGAGTGAGGATCCAAGGGAGCAGAGTGGGACTTACTATCCATCAAGTTCTCAGATAGGCAGTTTGGATTGGGATCCTCAGGAAGTGTATTTGGTCAACTTGAGTGATTGTGGAATATGTCCTGGAGAGAAGATTCCAGTATTCCCTTCGCAGAAAACGGTTAACTGGCCGTGTGTGGTGAAGTCCTTGCAGAAGAATTCAGGGTTCAAGAATTACAAAGTGAATGAGGGGAGGCCGAGGAGAGCATCCGTGGACGGAAGGCTGAGCAATGGTGACAGTAGCTTGGGGTCAGAATCTGATTTAAGCTCTGAAGGTAGTAATGAATGTTTAAGATCCGAAAGAGAAGTAGATGGAGGGGTGGCTGCTGAAGAATTAGATACATTGCGAGGGTATAGACGACATCATATCGTACTAAAGCCAGCAAAACGGCAGGGACACACAATATCTAAAGGCCACAAGAATTATGAACTCATGCTGAATTTGCAGCTAGGAATAAG aCATTCGGTAGGGAGGCCTGCTCCAGCTACGTCCCTTGATCTAAAAGCTACAGCATTTGATCCCAGGGACAAAATATGGACCAAATTTCCGCCAGAAGGATCTAAGCATACTCCACCTCACCAATCATGTGAATTCAAATGGAAGGATTACTGTCCGTTGGTTTTCAG GACACTTAGAAAACTATTTAATGTGGATCCGGCAGATTACATGATGTCAATATGCGGAAATGATGCCCTCAGGGAGCTCTCGTCACCTGGAAAAAGTGGAAGCTTCTTTTACTTGACCAATGATGACAAATACATGATAAAAACCATGAAGAAGTCAGAAGTAAAA GTGCTTAAAAGAATGCTTCCAGCTTATTATAATCATGTTCGGGCGTTTGAGAACACCCTATTAACCAGATTCTTTGGCCTTCATTGCGTGAAGATGACGGGGCCTTCACAGAAGAAG GTGCGCTTTGTCATTATGGGAAATTTGTTCTGTACTGATTATGCCATTCACAGACGTTTCGACTTGAAAGGTTCTTCCCACGGTCGCTCGACTACCAAACCTGAATCTGAGGTTGATTCGTCGACCACCCTCAAGGAtcttgatttgaattttatctTCCGGTTGCAGAAGTCTTGGTTCCAAGAGTTCTGCAG GCAAGTGGACCGAGATATTGACTTTCTCGAACAGGAGAGGATTATGGATTACAGTCTTCTGGTCGGCGTTCACTTCAGAGAAATATCACATTCGGGGAAACCACTGAATACTTACACTAATGCTTCCAAAGATCCCACACATATTG GGAATGGAATCAGTGAAGGATCAGCTCCTCGATTATCCAGGGCAGATTTCAATCTCCTCTTTGATACTAATCG GTGGGCATCAATTAGATTAGGTTCCAACATGCCTGCACGAGCCGAGCTAACTGTGAGAAGAAACAGTTGCGAGCTTCAGCTGGTTGGGGAGCCGACGGGGGAGTTCTACGATGTCATCCTAGTGTTTGGCATAATAGACATACTACAAGATTACGATATCAGCAAGAAGCTCGAACACGCATACAAGTCATTCCAATACGACCCCGCTTCAATATCTGCTGTCGATCCCAGACAGTACTCCAAGCGTTTCCGTGATTTCATATTCAGAATCTTCATAGAAGACAGTTGA
- the LOC105172174 gene encoding phosphatidylinositol 4-phosphate 5-kinase 6 isoform X2 translates to MSKDLSGTAKVVETKVRKSPATARRRSNSIFATMSVAHVDDDEVHNPDEVYHVEKVFPNGDMYMGQWADNCPHGHGKYLWADGCMYVGDWCRGKTMGKGKFSWPCGATYEGQFKNGYMDGEGTYTGSLNDTYRGTWVFNMRHGNGVRSYENGDYYEGQWRRGQPDGKGRYQWSNGNHYIGHWKNGKMSGMGTMIWANGNQYDGCWQEGLPRGNGTFRWTDGSFYVGVWSEDPREQSGTYYPSSSQIGSLDWDPQEVYLVNLSDCGICPGEKIPVFPSQKTVNWPCVVKSLQKNSGFKNYKVNEGRPRRASVDGRLSNGDSSLGSESDLSSEGSNECLRSEREVDGGVAAEELDTLRGYRRHHIVLKPAKRQGHTISKGHKNYELMLNLQLGIRDKIWTKFPPEGSKHTPPHQSCEFKWKDYCPLVFRTLRKLFNVDPADYMMSICGNDALRELSSPGKSGSFFYLTNDDKYMIKTMKKSEVKVLKRMLPAYYNHVRAFENTLLTRFFGLHCVKMTGPSQKKVRFVIMGNLFCTDYAIHRRFDLKGSSHGRSTTKPESEVDSSTTLKDLDLNFIFRLQKSWFQEFCRQVDRDIDFLEQERIMDYSLLVGVHFREISHSGKPLNTYTNASKDPTHIGNGISEGSAPRLSRADFNLLFDTNRWASIRLGSNMPARAELTVRRNSCELQLVGEPTGEFYDVILVFGIIDILQDYDISKKLEHAYKSFQYDPASISAVDPRQYSKRFRDFIFRIFIEDS, encoded by the exons ATGAGCAAAGATTTGAGTGGCACTGCCAAGGTTGTGGAAACGAAGGTGAGGAAGTCACCAGCAACTGCAAGGAGAAGATCAAACAGCATATTTGCAACAATGTCAGTGGCCCATGTGGATGATGATGAAGTTCACAATCCTGATGAGGTTTATCATGTTGAGAAGGTTTTCCCCAACGGGGACATGTATATGGGCCAGTGGGCAGACAACTGCCCCCATGGCCACGGCAAGTACTTGTGGGCAGATGGTTGTATGTATGTGGGTGATTGGTGTAGAGGCAAGACCATGGGGAAAGGGAAGTTTAGTTGGCCTTGTGGTGCTACTTATGAGGGCCAATTCAAGAATGGTTATATGGATGGTGAGGGTACCTATACAGGGTCCTTAAATGACACCTATAGAGGCACTTGGGTGTTCAATATGAGGCACGGAAATGGGGTTCGGAGTTATGAAAATGGCGATTATTATGAAGGGCAATGGCGGCGTGGGCAGCCCGATGGTAAGGGAAGGTATCAATGGAGTAATGGGAATCATTACATTGGCCATTGGAAGAATGGGAAGATGAGTGGCATGGGTACGATGATTTGGGCTAATGGGAATCAATATGACGGTTGTTGGCAGGAGGGATTGCCTAGAGGAAATGGGACGTTCCGGTGGACGGATGGGAGCTTTTATGTAGGGGTTTGGAGTGAGGATCCAAGGGAGCAGAGTGGGACTTACTATCCATCAAGTTCTCAGATAGGCAGTTTGGATTGGGATCCTCAGGAAGTGTATTTGGTCAACTTGAGTGATTGTGGAATATGTCCTGGAGAGAAGATTCCAGTATTCCCTTCGCAGAAAACGGTTAACTGGCCGTGTGTGGTGAAGTCCTTGCAGAAGAATTCAGGGTTCAAGAATTACAAAGTGAATGAGGGGAGGCCGAGGAGAGCATCCGTGGACGGAAGGCTGAGCAATGGTGACAGTAGCTTGGGGTCAGAATCTGATTTAAGCTCTGAAGGTAGTAATGAATGTTTAAGATCCGAAAGAGAAGTAGATGGAGGGGTGGCTGCTGAAGAATTAGATACATTGCGAGGGTATAGACGACATCATATCGTACTAAAGCCAGCAAAACGGCAGGGACACACAATATCTAAAGGCCACAAGAATTATGAACTCATGCTGAATTTGCAGCTAGGAATAAG GGACAAAATATGGACCAAATTTCCGCCAGAAGGATCTAAGCATACTCCACCTCACCAATCATGTGAATTCAAATGGAAGGATTACTGTCCGTTGGTTTTCAG GACACTTAGAAAACTATTTAATGTGGATCCGGCAGATTACATGATGTCAATATGCGGAAATGATGCCCTCAGGGAGCTCTCGTCACCTGGAAAAAGTGGAAGCTTCTTTTACTTGACCAATGATGACAAATACATGATAAAAACCATGAAGAAGTCAGAAGTAAAA GTGCTTAAAAGAATGCTTCCAGCTTATTATAATCATGTTCGGGCGTTTGAGAACACCCTATTAACCAGATTCTTTGGCCTTCATTGCGTGAAGATGACGGGGCCTTCACAGAAGAAG GTGCGCTTTGTCATTATGGGAAATTTGTTCTGTACTGATTATGCCATTCACAGACGTTTCGACTTGAAAGGTTCTTCCCACGGTCGCTCGACTACCAAACCTGAATCTGAGGTTGATTCGTCGACCACCCTCAAGGAtcttgatttgaattttatctTCCGGTTGCAGAAGTCTTGGTTCCAAGAGTTCTGCAG GCAAGTGGACCGAGATATTGACTTTCTCGAACAGGAGAGGATTATGGATTACAGTCTTCTGGTCGGCGTTCACTTCAGAGAAATATCACATTCGGGGAAACCACTGAATACTTACACTAATGCTTCCAAAGATCCCACACATATTG GGAATGGAATCAGTGAAGGATCAGCTCCTCGATTATCCAGGGCAGATTTCAATCTCCTCTTTGATACTAATCG GTGGGCATCAATTAGATTAGGTTCCAACATGCCTGCACGAGCCGAGCTAACTGTGAGAAGAAACAGTTGCGAGCTTCAGCTGGTTGGGGAGCCGACGGGGGAGTTCTACGATGTCATCCTAGTGTTTGGCATAATAGACATACTACAAGATTACGATATCAGCAAGAAGCTCGAACACGCATACAAGTCATTCCAATACGACCCCGCTTCAATATCTGCTGTCGATCCCAGACAGTACTCCAAGCGTTTCCGTGATTTCATATTCAGAATCTTCATAGAAGACAGTTGA